A stretch of the Streptomyces venezuelae genome encodes the following:
- a CDS encoding lycopene cyclase family protein, with protein sequence MSDVVVIGGGAAGLSLAHRIVGIGAATVTVVEPPDGPLRAAERTWCFWDEGGSDLDEAVTASWPLLRIHRRDGSALTVDPAPLRYRMVRSAAFEGLVHARLAGSSGGRVLRATADAVREVPGGAEVRCTPPDGRPLTLRARHVFDSRPPRVLPPARTQLFQHFRGWFVRTGTERFDPAVADLMDFRVPQPPRGLAFGYVLPLAADRALVEYTEFSRTPLTTDAYEAALGHYAREILGLGAYTVETAEQGVIPMTDGRFPRRTGKSVFRIGTAGGATRPATGYTFAAVQRHSRAIAAALHEGRATVPPPHGRRALAMDAVVLRALDTGRIDGPEFFADLFRRTPAERLLRFLDGATSLREEWGIGLSTPVGPMLRTALELPFLRRRPHPAPPAGESRR encoded by the coding sequence ATGTCCGACGTGGTGGTCATCGGGGGCGGCGCCGCCGGTCTCAGCCTCGCCCACCGGATCGTCGGGATCGGCGCCGCGACCGTGACCGTGGTGGAGCCACCCGACGGCCCCCTGCGCGCGGCCGAGCGGACCTGGTGCTTCTGGGACGAGGGCGGCAGCGACCTCGACGAGGCGGTCACCGCCTCCTGGCCCCTGCTGCGGATCCACCGCCGGGACGGCAGCGCCCTCACGGTCGATCCGGCCCCGCTGCGCTACCGGATGGTGCGCTCCGCGGCGTTCGAAGGGCTGGTGCACGCGCGGCTGGCGGGCTCCTCCGGCGGACGGGTCCTGCGCGCGACCGCGGACGCCGTTCGCGAGGTCCCCGGGGGCGCAGAGGTGCGGTGCACGCCCCCGGACGGCCGGCCCCTGACGCTGCGCGCCCGGCACGTGTTCGACTCCAGGCCCCCGCGCGTTCTGCCGCCCGCCCGGACGCAGCTGTTCCAGCACTTCCGCGGCTGGTTCGTGCGGACCGGTACCGAGCGGTTCGACCCCGCGGTCGCCGATCTGATGGACTTCCGTGTGCCACAGCCCCCGCGCGGGCTCGCCTTCGGCTACGTCCTCCCGCTGGCCGCCGACCGCGCGCTCGTGGAGTACACCGAGTTCTCCCGTACCCCGCTGACCACCGACGCGTACGAGGCGGCGCTCGGCCACTACGCCCGCGAGATCCTGGGCTTGGGCGCGTACACCGTCGAGACCGCCGAACAGGGGGTCATCCCGATGACCGACGGCCGGTTCCCCCGGCGGACCGGGAAGTCGGTGTTCCGGATCGGGACGGCGGGCGGTGCGACCCGTCCGGCCACCGGCTATACCTTCGCTGCGGTGCAGCGGCACAGCCGGGCCATCGCCGCCGCCCTGCACGAGGGCCGCGCCACCGTACCCCCGCCGCACGGGCGGCGGGCGCTCGCCATGGACGCGGTCGTCCTGCGCGCCCTGGACACCGGGCGGATCGACGGACCCGAGTTCTTCGCCGACCTGTTCCGCCGTACGCCGGCGGAGCGTCTGCTGCGCTTCCTCGACGGCGCCACCTCGCTCCGGGAGGAGTGGGGCATCGGACTGAGCACCCCGGTGGGCCCGATGCTCCGCACCGCACTCGAACTGCCCTTCCTGCGCCGCCGCCCGCACCCCGCCCCACCAGCCGGA